In the Muricauda sp. MAR_2010_75 genome, one interval contains:
- a CDS encoding penicillin acylase family protein: MKKLKKVLLVLAGLVLLTVIGIALFINALKPDYSGKKTLPGLQSEVNVYYDAYGIPHIYAETETDALKALGYVHAQDRLWQMELLRRVAKGRLSEVFGQDLVKTDKFFLSLGIDDHTSETVANLDRQSKMVSLSQAYLDGINEFIEKGPTPIEFYLTGLEKETFTLEDVHNAVGYMAFSFAMAHKTDPLLTNIRDKLGEEYLNDLAIGSDSSTVWIKNYTKNDVDSLAGNISATVTALLDKLPIPQFIGSNSWVIAPEKTKSGKVILANDPHIGFAQPSVWYEAHVNTPTYEKYGYHLAGVPFPLLGHNRDLAYGLTMFENDDIDFYYEEINPSDSTQYKTADGWKNFEYVTKTIKVKDGEDVEFTYSRTQHGPVLNHIADQISGERPVAMSWIYTKEKNEILGGLYGISHATNINEFKSALPKIHAPGLNVMYGDAEGNVAWWATAKLYQMPDSVSTKFILDGTSGKEEPIRFLDFSENPSAINPPWYYVYSANNQPDSIAGMLYPGYYLPENRAKRIVQFLEARNDWDKESTSEMILDATSSVNPLLITELIKLFDVTQLSNEQLVQVDSLENWDGHYSLKSTNPTLYHRCEYFVAKNTMEDELGPELFNQFLTTHLFKRQIAWGAKMENGKWWDNIHTTDRVETRQDIILKSFSDAWNSLVEDFGPDPNQWTWDKVHTLEHEHPIGQVESLRKYFNVGPFPVNGTREVINNMGFPYDSTGYYKVNSGPSTRRIIDFSDIENSISILPTGQSGNPFSKHYKDQAEMYIQGKFRKMMMNTEEIHERAESVLTFTNTQ, from the coding sequence GTGAAAAAACTTAAAAAAGTACTTTTGGTGCTGGCTGGTCTTGTTCTATTGACAGTCATCGGTATAGCTCTGTTTATCAACGCCTTAAAACCGGATTATTCAGGAAAAAAAACACTTCCGGGACTACAGAGTGAGGTCAATGTCTACTATGATGCCTACGGCATTCCACATATTTATGCAGAAACGGAAACCGATGCCCTAAAAGCATTGGGCTATGTGCACGCACAAGACCGATTGTGGCAAATGGAATTGTTGCGGAGGGTGGCCAAAGGGAGACTTTCGGAAGTCTTTGGACAGGATTTGGTAAAGACTGACAAATTCTTTCTTTCCTTGGGTATAGATGACCATACGTCCGAAACCGTAGCTAATTTGGATAGGCAAAGTAAGATGGTTTCACTTTCCCAAGCCTATTTGGACGGCATCAACGAATTCATTGAAAAAGGACCTACCCCAATTGAGTTTTACCTTACCGGACTGGAAAAAGAAACCTTTACTTTGGAGGATGTACATAATGCAGTGGGATATATGGCCTTCAGTTTTGCCATGGCACACAAAACCGACCCCTTGTTGACCAATATACGGGATAAGTTGGGGGAGGAATATTTGAATGACCTAGCTATTGGTTCAGATAGCTCAACAGTTTGGATAAAAAACTATACAAAAAATGATGTTGACTCCTTGGCGGGGAACATTAGCGCAACGGTGACAGCTCTTTTGGACAAACTCCCCATTCCCCAATTTATTGGGAGTAATAGTTGGGTGATAGCCCCAGAAAAGACCAAGAGCGGAAAGGTGATTTTGGCTAATGACCCCCATATTGGTTTTGCGCAACCTTCTGTTTGGTACGAGGCCCATGTGAATACGCCAACCTATGAAAAATACGGATACCATTTGGCAGGGGTCCCTTTTCCTTTGTTGGGTCACAATAGAGATTTGGCCTACGGATTGACCATGTTCGAGAATGACGACATCGATTTCTATTATGAAGAGATCAATCCCTCCGATAGCACACAATATAAAACCGCTGATGGTTGGAAGAATTTTGAATATGTAACCAAAACCATCAAAGTAAAGGATGGGGAAGATGTGGAATTCACCTACTCCAGAACACAGCATGGACCTGTTTTGAATCACATTGCCGATCAAATTTCTGGAGAGCGACCTGTAGCCATGTCTTGGATTTATACCAAAGAGAAAAATGAGATACTAGGCGGATTGTATGGTATCAGCCATGCTACCAATATCAATGAATTCAAAAGTGCACTGCCCAAAATCCACGCTCCGGGCCTCAATGTAATGTACGGTGACGCTGAAGGGAATGTGGCGTGGTGGGCCACGGCCAAATTGTACCAAATGCCGGACAGCGTGTCCACAAAATTCATTTTGGATGGTACTTCGGGAAAAGAAGAACCGATACGGTTCTTGGATTTTTCAGAAAACCCAAGTGCCATAAATCCGCCTTGGTATTATGTGTATTCCGCAAATAACCAACCCGATTCCATTGCGGGCATGCTCTATCCCGGTTACTATTTGCCGGAAAACAGGGCAAAACGGATTGTCCAGTTTTTGGAGGCCAGGAATGATTGGGACAAGGAATCAACTTCTGAAATGATTTTGGATGCAACCTCTTCGGTCAACCCTTTATTGATCACAGAACTCATCAAACTTTTTGATGTCACCCAGTTGTCCAATGAGCAATTGGTGCAGGTGGATTCTTTGGAAAATTGGGACGGGCATTATTCATTGAAAAGCACAAACCCAACCCTGTACCACCGGTGTGAATATTTTGTGGCCAAAAACACCATGGAAGATGAATTGGGTCCGGAACTGTTCAATCAGTTTTTAACCACCCACCTCTTTAAACGACAGATTGCATGGGGCGCCAAAATGGAAAATGGAAAGTGGTGGGATAATATCCATACAACGGACAGGGTGGAAACCCGACAAGACATTATTTTAAAATCTTTTTCCGATGCATGGAATTCCTTGGTGGAAGATTTTGGACCCGATCCCAACCAATGGACATGGGACAAAGTGCATACCTTGGAGCACGAACATCCCATAGGTCAAGTGGAATCGCTTCGGAAATACTTTAACGTTGGACCATTCCCTGTAAATGGAACCCGGGAAGTCATTAACAATATGGGGTTTCCTTATGACAGCACAGGGTATTATAAAGTAAATTCTGGCCCATCCACACGGCGCATCATCGATTTTTCGGACATTGAGAACAGTATTAGTATATTGCCAACGGGGCAATCAGGTAATCCTTTCAGTAAGCACTACAAAGACCAGGCTGAAATGTACATCCAAGGCAAGTTCCGTAAAATGATGATGAACACCGAAGAAATCCATGAAAGGGCAGAATCGGTTTTGACCTTCACTAATACCCAATAA
- a CDS encoding heparan-alpha-glucosaminide N-acetyltransferase domain-containing protein: MKPQTNRLFFIDAMRAWAILMMLQGHFIDGLLDPIFRDPGNMGFNIWLYFRGITAPVFFTVSGFIFTYLLIRVPQKGFDNPRVNKGIRRGLQLLFIGYLLRLNLFGLFKGELYNSFYQVDVLHCIGLSILALIGVYLFSINRKKFLFPTLLMGITLVLFLFEPIYKQWSFSFLPDLFANYLTKANGSVFTIIPWLGYTTLGAFIAVLFTRYKDFKYLYPVAISTAVLSGSALIYLSSLTFIALYEWTGLELFQLIQDNNYLFIRLGNVLIVFAVFMLLRRFLTNKTVLQLGASTLSIYIIHFIILYGTFTGLGLYRFFNHSLMPSIAIPGALLFMIACSYLALKYNRHEAEIKSQISLAFITAKIQLLEFKDASIPVLRELISRIRLVLRRVFRTVRS; this comes from the coding sequence ATGAAACCACAAACAAACAGATTGTTTTTTATTGATGCCATGCGTGCATGGGCCATCTTGATGATGCTTCAAGGTCATTTTATTGACGGGCTATTGGACCCTATTTTTCGGGACCCGGGAAATATGGGCTTCAATATTTGGCTTTATTTTAGAGGAATCACCGCACCTGTTTTCTTTACGGTTTCAGGGTTTATTTTCACCTATTTGTTGATTCGTGTACCCCAGAAAGGATTTGATAATCCAAGAGTGAACAAAGGAATCCGCCGCGGTCTACAATTACTGTTTATTGGGTACCTGCTTCGGTTGAACCTCTTTGGACTTTTTAAAGGGGAGCTTTATAATTCATTTTACCAAGTGGATGTGCTCCACTGCATTGGGTTGTCCATTTTGGCCTTGATTGGCGTGTATTTGTTCTCCATCAACCGAAAAAAGTTTCTTTTTCCAACGTTGCTAATGGGTATTACACTGGTACTTTTCTTGTTTGAGCCAATCTATAAACAATGGTCGTTCTCATTTTTGCCCGACCTTTTTGCAAACTACCTTACTAAAGCCAATGGCTCTGTTTTTACCATTATACCATGGTTGGGCTACACCACACTGGGTGCATTCATTGCGGTGCTATTTACCCGATATAAAGATTTCAAATATTTGTACCCGGTTGCCATTTCCACTGCAGTGCTGAGTGGTTCCGCTCTGATTTACCTTTCCTCGCTAACATTTATTGCACTTTATGAGTGGACAGGACTGGAATTGTTCCAATTGATTCAGGATAACAATTACCTGTTCATCCGATTGGGGAATGTCCTTATTGTTTTTGCGGTTTTTATGCTGTTGAGACGCTTTTTGACCAACAAAACAGTGTTGCAGCTTGGAGCCAGTACACTTTCCATTTACATAATTCACTTTATTATTCTTTATGGAACCTTTACAGGACTGGGTCTGTATCGCTTTTTCAACCACTCCCTAATGCCCAGTATTGCAATACCTGGAGCATTGCTGTTCATGATCGCCTGTTCCTATTTGGCCTTGAAATACAATCGACATGAAGCAGAAATCAAATCACAGATTTCCTTGGCCTTTATCACTGCCAAGATTCAATTGCTCGAATTCAAGGACGCATCCATTCCTGTTCTTAGAGAGCTTATCTCTCGGATAAGGTTAGTACTTAGAAGGGTTTTTAGAACCGTCCGAAGCTAA
- a CDS encoding NADPH-dependent FMN reductase → MAAILAFAGSNSSTSINYRLVQYTTSLLGEHDFQLLNMTRYPFPMYSEDDEKQKGYSNSLVELKGDIQKAEGLILSVNEHNGNPSAYFKNVLDWLSRLDRKFLEGTKVFLMSTSGGKRGAKGALEVTQNLLPRFGGEIITTFSLPSFHENFAKEDIKDEALKKEHASALDTFLDTLK, encoded by the coding sequence ATGGCTGCAATTTTGGCATTTGCCGGAAGCAATTCTTCAACATCCATTAATTACAGACTTGTACAATACACTACTTCTTTGTTGGGAGAGCACGATTTTCAACTCCTAAACATGACGCGATACCCATTTCCCATGTACAGTGAGGATGATGAAAAGCAAAAGGGGTATTCCAATTCTTTGGTTGAGTTGAAAGGTGATATCCAAAAAGCGGAGGGGCTTATTCTTTCCGTGAATGAGCATAACGGAAACCCATCCGCCTATTTTAAGAATGTGTTGGACTGGTTGTCTCGATTGGACCGTAAATTTTTGGAAGGCACAAAAGTGTTCCTCATGTCAACCTCCGGTGGAAAAAGAGGAGCAAAAGGTGCTCTTGAAGTTACCCAAAACCTCTTGCCAAGATTTGGCGGTGAGATTATAACAACATTTTCCCTTCCCTCTTTCCATGAAAATTTTGCAAAGGAGGACATTAAAGATGAAGCTCTTAAAAAAGAGCATGCATCTGCTTTGGACACTTTTCTTGACACCTTAAAGTAA
- the tilS gene encoding tRNA lysidine(34) synthetase TilS has product MFPQFKAHLKANLPFLQKARLLVACSGGMDSVVLAHLAVHAGLNVTLAHCNFHLRGSESDGDEHFVRNFAKKLGIKAEVKSFKTKKFRDQNRGSIQMAARELRYQWFNELLEAKGFEYLLTAHHLDDSLETFLINLSRGTGIDGLSGIPEQNGKVVRPLLDFSQKNIEDYAKRENLQWRVDSSNSDKKYLRNKIRLEIVPKLKELHPAFLENFKRTQIHLQDTQVLVQNHLQEIKSMLFADDGDVIRIAIEPLKELHPIEAYLYGLFKEYGFTQWEDVKGLLNAMSGKEVISKTHRLLKDREYLILSENKNRVEESYPVFNREGLLRFPIKLKLENVKTAEKSDQDTIFLDKKKLNFPLVLRNWRKGDYFYPYGMKGGKKLSKFFKDEKMDVFSKEKQWLLCSNDEIVWVVGRRADERFKVDESTQTIIKITFVA; this is encoded by the coding sequence ATGTTTCCACAGTTCAAAGCACATTTAAAAGCCAATTTGCCTTTCCTGCAGAAAGCAAGGTTGTTGGTTGCTTGTAGTGGAGGAATGGATAGCGTGGTTCTGGCTCACCTTGCCGTTCATGCTGGGTTAAATGTGACCTTGGCCCACTGTAATTTTCATTTACGAGGTTCGGAAAGTGATGGCGATGAGCATTTTGTTCGGAATTTTGCCAAGAAGTTGGGCATTAAGGCAGAGGTAAAATCGTTCAAAACCAAAAAATTTAGAGACCAAAACAGAGGTTCCATCCAAATGGCAGCACGCGAACTGCGGTATCAATGGTTTAATGAACTATTGGAAGCCAAAGGTTTTGAGTATCTGTTAACGGCCCATCACCTGGATGACAGTCTGGAGACTTTTCTCATCAACTTGTCCCGCGGAACTGGTATCGATGGGCTTTCCGGGATTCCGGAACAAAATGGAAAAGTGGTTCGGCCTTTGCTGGATTTTTCACAAAAAAACATTGAAGACTATGCGAAACGGGAAAATTTGCAATGGCGGGTAGACAGCAGTAACTCGGACAAAAAATACCTTCGGAACAAAATCCGGTTGGAGATTGTTCCTAAATTAAAGGAGTTGCACCCCGCTTTTCTGGAAAATTTCAAGCGGACCCAGATTCATTTACAGGACACTCAAGTTCTCGTACAAAACCACCTTCAGGAAATCAAATCCATGTTGTTTGCTGATGACGGGGATGTCATCAGAATAGCGATTGAACCTTTAAAAGAGTTACACCCAATTGAAGCTTATCTCTATGGACTTTTCAAGGAATATGGTTTCACCCAATGGGAAGATGTAAAAGGTTTGCTGAATGCCATGAGCGGTAAAGAGGTTATTTCCAAGACCCATAGGTTGTTGAAAGACCGGGAATATTTAATACTTTCAGAAAATAAAAATAGGGTAGAGGAATCCTATCCTGTCTTTAACAGGGAAGGTCTATTAAGATTTCCCATAAAACTAAAACTGGAAAACGTAAAAACCGCTGAAAAGTCAGACCAAGACACTATCTTTTTGGATAAGAAAAAGTTAAACTTTCCTTTAGTGTTAAGAAATTGGCGAAAAGGCGACTATTTTTATCCCTACGGGATGAAAGGCGGAAAAAAACTGTCCAAATTTTTCAAAGATGAGAAGATGGACGTATTTTCCAAGGAGAAACAATGGCTACTTTGCTCCAACGACGAAATTGTTTGGGTGGTGGGCCGTAGAGCGGATGAACGTTTTAAGGTTGATGAATCGACCCAAACTATTATAAAGATTACATTTGTTGCATGA
- a CDS encoding thioredoxin family protein: MRILVPLLGFLLIPFYIFSQTEANPAVWSHEVNKISDTEYELVFKGKIMDGWHVYSQYTAEGGSLPSEFTFEKAGEDYELVGKTEESETIKEYSDIFEVEETFFKKEAIFTQKIKLLNPEVRQVSVNLFYQICKEVCIPKDYLFQISLDGKAFVEAQKELDEKSLAIGESLKLDLKNKNLLNQGGLTNSEGNSNLWMIFGLGFLGGLIALLTPCVFPMIPLTVSFFTKQSQQKSKGIANAVLYGFFIVLIYFLLSLPFHLFNSVDSQILNTIATNIWLNIFFFVVFVVFAFSFFGYFELTLPSSWANRMDSASSKVGGGLGIFFMALTLAIVSFSCTGPILGGLLGSTTLAEGNVATNLTMGMVGFGLALALPFALFALFPTWLNSLPKSGGWMTTVKVVLGFLELALAFKFLSNADLVGNWGIFKREIFLGIWIVLFVLMTLYLFGIFRFPHDGPKKKLSPTRKLFGVLSLAFSVYLILGVLNVTHLKLLSGFPPPDFYSVVETESDCPLGLDCFKDFEEGVAYAKENNKPILLDFTGWACVNCRKMEENVWSHSSVYPLLKDEYVLISLYVDDRKELPESEKFDFKFDSGRIKSIETIGQKWGTFQTVNFNAASQPYYVLLSPNLEILNDAVQYVDVETYEAWLKSGLEKHQLSMNK, translated from the coding sequence ATGAGAATTTTAGTCCCCCTTTTAGGATTCTTGCTGATTCCCTTTTATATCTTTTCCCAAACCGAGGCCAACCCAGCGGTTTGGAGCCATGAGGTAAACAAAATTTCCGACACAGAATATGAACTGGTCTTTAAAGGAAAAATCATGGATGGTTGGCATGTATATTCCCAATATACGGCCGAGGGAGGTTCCCTTCCGAGTGAGTTTACCTTTGAAAAAGCTGGAGAGGATTACGAGCTTGTTGGAAAAACTGAAGAAAGCGAGACCATAAAGGAGTACAGTGATATTTTTGAGGTAGAGGAGACTTTTTTTAAAAAAGAAGCCATCTTCACCCAAAAAATCAAACTTTTAAACCCTGAAGTAAGGCAGGTTTCCGTGAATCTATTCTATCAAATCTGTAAGGAAGTCTGTATTCCCAAAGATTATCTTTTTCAAATTTCCTTAGATGGTAAAGCCTTTGTAGAAGCCCAAAAAGAGCTCGATGAAAAAAGTTTGGCCATTGGTGAGTCCTTAAAGTTGGATTTAAAGAACAAGAACTTGCTCAACCAAGGAGGTTTAACCAATTCTGAGGGCAATTCGAACCTATGGATGATATTTGGTCTGGGTTTCTTGGGAGGGCTTATTGCTTTGTTGACACCTTGTGTTTTCCCGATGATTCCATTGACCGTTTCCTTTTTCACCAAACAGTCCCAGCAGAAATCCAAGGGAATTGCCAATGCGGTACTCTACGGTTTTTTCATTGTATTGATTTATTTTCTGTTGAGTTTGCCGTTCCATTTGTTTAATTCGGTGGACTCCCAGATACTCAATACCATCGCTACCAACATTTGGCTCAATATCTTTTTCTTTGTTGTTTTTGTAGTGTTCGCATTTTCCTTTTTCGGTTATTTTGAGTTGACCCTGCCCAGTTCATGGGCCAATAGAATGGATTCCGCATCCTCAAAAGTGGGAGGAGGCTTGGGCATCTTTTTTATGGCATTGACCCTGGCCATTGTCTCTTTTTCTTGTACTGGACCTATTTTGGGAGGACTTCTGGGAAGTACAACGCTCGCTGAGGGTAACGTAGCCACCAATCTCACCATGGGAATGGTAGGTTTTGGGTTGGCCTTAGCGCTGCCATTTGCTTTGTTTGCGCTATTCCCAACTTGGTTGAATTCCTTGCCGAAATCGGGAGGATGGATGACCACCGTAAAAGTGGTATTGGGCTTCTTGGAACTCGCTTTGGCCTTTAAGTTCCTTTCCAATGCCGATTTGGTGGGAAATTGGGGCATATTCAAACGGGAAATTTTCTTGGGCATTTGGATCGTACTTTTCGTATTGATGACGCTGTACCTGTTCGGTATTTTTAGATTTCCACATGATGGTCCCAAAAAGAAACTTTCTCCAACCCGGAAATTATTTGGAGTGTTGAGTTTGGCTTTTTCAGTCTATTTAATTTTGGGCGTGTTGAACGTTACGCATTTAAAATTGCTGAGCGGATTTCCCCCACCGGATTTTTATAGTGTGGTCGAAACCGAGAGCGATTGTCCATTGGGATTGGATTGCTTCAAGGATTTTGAGGAAGGGGTGGCCTATGCCAAGGAGAACAACAAACCTATTCTGTTGGATTTTACAGGATGGGCCTGCGTCAATTGCAGGAAAATGGAAGAAAATGTTTGGAGCCATTCCAGTGTCTATCCCTTGTTAAAAGATGAGTACGTGCTCATTTCATTATATGTGGACGACCGTAAGGAACTCCCAGAGAGCGAAAAATTTGATTTTAAATTCGATTCTGGAAGGATAAAATCCATTGAGACCATAGGTCAAAAATGGGGCACGTTCCAAACGGTGAATTTCAATGCGGCTTCGCAACCCTATTACGTACTTTTATCCCCAAATTTGGAAATATTGAACGATGCCGTTCAATATGTAGATGTGGAAACGTATGAAGCGTGGCTCAAATCAGGTTTGGAGAAACATCAACTTTCCATGAATAAGTGA
- a CDS encoding anthranilate synthase component I family protein encodes MRRHCSFTISNPFRYKNALFEWSKAFKKVVWLDGNEHVAKYSSFDFLVAVHEQTDKSISFDSLSPLKSFVGKKQDWLFGFFSYDLKNELEDLVSHNFDGLDFPVLHFFQPSKIIKCIGQEIHFLYLDEYANAIQEDHAQIKALMGFEETNGVHDPIKIKMRIHKDAYFEKINKLLAHIHRGDVYEANFCQEFYAEDVSINPWQTYKRLNAISEPPFAAFMQLRENYLMCASPERYIRKQGTTIISQPIKGTARRDENEAEDEKLKQLLALDEKERAENIMITDLVRNDLSKSALKGSVVMEELCKVYTYKQVHQLISTVVAKVTGYKNPVELIEETFPMGSMTGAPKISAMGIIEELEETKRGLYSGAVGYFDPEGNFDFNVVIRSILYNATNKYVSFSVGSAITAKSDPEREYQECLLKAKAMRSVLETGG; translated from the coding sequence TTGCGGCGACACTGCTCTTTCACAATCTCAAACCCATTCAGATATAAAAATGCACTTTTTGAATGGTCTAAGGCATTTAAGAAAGTGGTGTGGTTGGATGGCAATGAGCATGTGGCAAAATATAGCTCGTTCGATTTTTTGGTTGCGGTTCATGAACAGACTGATAAGTCCATTTCTTTTGATTCCCTGAGCCCACTGAAGAGCTTTGTGGGTAAAAAACAGGATTGGCTGTTCGGTTTCTTTTCCTATGATTTGAAAAATGAGTTGGAAGACCTGGTTTCCCATAATTTTGATGGACTGGACTTTCCTGTCCTTCATTTTTTTCAGCCTAGTAAGATTATCAAGTGTATCGGGCAAGAAATTCATTTCTTGTATTTGGATGAGTATGCCAATGCAATCCAAGAAGATCATGCCCAGATCAAAGCACTGATGGGTTTTGAGGAAACGAATGGGGTGCATGACCCCATCAAAATAAAAATGCGGATTCATAAAGACGCCTACTTTGAAAAAATCAACAAACTTTTGGCACACATTCACAGAGGTGATGTTTATGAGGCTAATTTCTGTCAAGAATTCTATGCCGAAGACGTATCCATCAATCCTTGGCAAACCTATAAGCGTTTAAATGCCATTTCTGAACCGCCTTTTGCCGCTTTTATGCAATTGAGGGAAAACTATTTAATGTGCGCCTCTCCCGAGCGATATATCAGGAAGCAGGGAACAACAATCATCTCACAACCCATTAAAGGCACGGCCCGGAGGGATGAAAATGAAGCTGAGGACGAAAAGTTGAAGCAACTACTCGCCCTTGATGAGAAGGAACGCGCCGAGAACATTATGATCACCGATTTGGTACGGAACGATCTTTCCAAAAGTGCACTAAAGGGCAGTGTTGTGATGGAAGAATTGTGCAAAGTATATACTTATAAGCAAGTTCATCAACTGATTTCAACTGTGGTGGCCAAAGTTACAGGGTACAAAAACCCTGTGGAACTCATTGAAGAAACCTTTCCAATGGGTAGTATGACGGGTGCCCCTAAAATTTCGGCCATGGGGATTATTGAAGAATTGGAAGAGACCAAACGGGGGCTGTACAGCGGTGCTGTGGGGTATTTTGACCCAGAGGGCAATTTCGATTTCAACGTAGTTATCCGAAGCATTCTGTACAACGCAACCAACAAGTATGTCTCCTTTTCCGTGGGGAGTGCCATTACGGCCAAGTCGGACCCTGAACGGGAATACCAAGAATGTTTGCTGAAAGCCAAGGCCATGCGGAGTGTTTTGGAAACAGGCGGATGA